One genomic region from Bufo bufo chromosome 3, aBufBuf1.1, whole genome shotgun sequence encodes:
- the GPR18 gene encoding N-arachidonyl glycine receptor isoform X1 — MENGNQSQTLTPYFWQFDEYGIAALVYYSIVLPVGLFVNITALWVFSCTTKKRTTVTVYMMNVALLDLMFLLFVPFRIVYYAKQLWPFGDLFCRIMGAITIFYPSVTLWLLAFISADRYMAIMQPKHIKELKNISKAMTACFGIWIMTVVTTSPLLFINDDPDKEFNFTTCFKLFDIVHFTQNRILNFARLIFFFLIPLLIMIGCYSIIIYSLISGRTSRLKPKAKKKSIRIIVTLIVQVLVCFVPFHVCFLLIMIQEPQEYYIAWGKVSTFLMNISTCLDVILYYIVSKQFQARVISVIWYRNYLRSVRRKSMRSGSIRSLSNVNSEMI, encoded by the coding sequence ATGGAGAATGGAAATCAAAGCCAAACCCTTACGCCATACTTCTGGCAGTTTGACGAATATGGAATTGCTGCCCTTGTATATTACAGTATTGTTCTGCCTGTCGGACTGTTTGTTAATATCACAGCACTGTGGGTCTTTAGCTGCACGACTAAGAAAAGAACAACTGTAACCGTGTACATGATGAACGTGGCACTGCTCGATTTAATGTTTCTCTTGTTTGTCCCCTTCCGTATAGTATACTATGCCAAACAACTCTGGCCCTTCGGAGACCTATTCTGCCGGATCATGGGTGCTATCACCATTTTTTACCCAAGTGTCACTTTGTGGTTGCTTGCCTTTATTAGTGCGGATCGATACATGGCTATTATGCAGCCCAAACACATCAAAGAACTTAAGAACATTTCGAAAGCAATGACAGCATGCTTTGGGATTTGGATAATGACTGTTGTAACCACATCCCCTTTGCTTTTTATAAACGACGACCCCGATAAAGAATTTAATTTTACCACTTGTTTTAAACTGTTTGACATTGTCCACTTCACGCAAAACAGAATCCTGAACTTTGCTCGCCTAATATTCTTTTTCCTGATTCCTCTGCTAATTATGATAGGGTGTTATAGTATCATAATCTACAGTCTGATCAGTGGTAGAACATCTCGACTCAAGCCTAAAGCAAAGAAGAAGTCAATACGGATCATAGTGACTCTGATCGTGCAGGTTTTGGTGTGCTTTGTGCCATTTCATGTGTGCTTTCTACTAATAATGATTCAGGAACCACAAGAATACTACATTGCATGGGGAAAGGTGTCCACCTTCCTGATGAACATTAGTACATGTCTAGATGTTATCTTATATTACATTGTCTCCAAGCAGTTCCAGGCTAGAGTCATTAGCGTTATCTGGTACAGAAACTATCTACGCAGTGTGCGAAGGAAAAGTATGCGGTCAGGCAGTATTCGCTCCTTAAGCAATGTCAACAGTGAGATGATATGA
- the GPR18 gene encoding N-arachidonyl glycine receptor isoform X2, with translation MEIKAKPLRHTSGSLTNMELLPLYITVLFCLSDCLLISQHLYYAKQLWPFGDLFCRIMGAITIFYPSVTLWLLAFISADRYMAIMQPKHIKELKNISKAMTACFGIWIMTVVTTSPLLFINDDPDKEFNFTTCFKLFDIVHFTQNRILNFARLIFFFLIPLLIMIGCYSIIIYSLISGRTSRLKPKAKKKSIRIIVTLIVQVLVCFVPFHVCFLLIMIQEPQEYYIAWGKVSTFLMNISTCLDVILYYIVSKQFQARVISVIWYRNYLRSVRRKSMRSGSIRSLSNVNSEMI, from the exons ATGGAAATCAAAGCCAAACCCTTACGCCATACTTCTGGCAGTTTGACGAATATGGAATTGCTGCCCTTGTATATTACAGTATTGTTCTGCCTGTCGGACTGTTTGTTAATATCACAGCACT TATACTATGCCAAACAACTCTGGCCCTTCGGAGACCTATTCTGCCGGATCATGGGTGCTATCACCATTTTTTACCCAAGTGTCACTTTGTGGTTGCTTGCCTTTATTAGTGCGGATCGATACATGGCTATTATGCAGCCCAAACACATCAAAGAACTTAAGAACATTTCGAAAGCAATGACAGCATGCTTTGGGATTTGGATAATGACTGTTGTAACCACATCCCCTTTGCTTTTTATAAACGACGACCCCGATAAAGAATTTAATTTTACCACTTGTTTTAAACTGTTTGACATTGTCCACTTCACGCAAAACAGAATCCTGAACTTTGCTCGCCTAATATTCTTTTTCCTGATTCCTCTGCTAATTATGATAGGGTGTTATAGTATCATAATCTACAGTCTGATCAGTGGTAGAACATCTCGACTCAAGCCTAAAGCAAAGAAGAAGTCAATACGGATCATAGTGACTCTGATCGTGCAGGTTTTGGTGTGCTTTGTGCCATTTCATGTGTGCTTTCTACTAATAATGATTCAGGAACCACAAGAATACTACATTGCATGGGGAAAGGTGTCCACCTTCCTGATGAACATTAGTACATGTCTAGATGTTATCTTATATTACATTGTCTCCAAGCAGTTCCAGGCTAGAGTCATTAGCGTTATCTGGTACAGAAACTATCTACGCAGTGTGCGAAGGAAAAGTATGCGGTCAGGCAGTATTCGCTCCTTAAGCAATGTCAACAGTGAGATGATATGA